The Virgibacillus phasianinus genome includes a window with the following:
- a CDS encoding YwdI family protein, with translation MAIPNETILKKMMEELKQAKSQQADQRKMVKHIEHVRLLCDLIIDVEQAEPDKGPANISDISTDEMKAMLGSSSKPINEKRASDEDHEDANGKSIFDF, from the coding sequence ATGGCGATTCCAAATGAAACCATTTTAAAGAAAATGATGGAGGAGTTAAAGCAGGCAAAGTCACAACAAGCCGACCAGCGTAAAATGGTGAAACATATAGAACATGTTCGTCTATTATGTGATTTAATCATCGATGTGGAGCAGGCTGAACCAGACAAGGGGCCTGCAAATATAAGTGATATTTCAACGGATGAGATGAAGGCAATGCTTGGCAGCAGTTCCAAGCCAATAAATGAAAAACGTGCGTCAGATGAAGATCACGAGGATGCAAACGGAAAATCTATTTTCGATTTCTAA
- the ctaD gene encoding cytochrome c oxidase subunit I translates to MTIPFFKDTMFVPSDVVAAWVLTIILGIFMAIYVWRKQKIPLLWSYLRTTNHRKIGTMYVLFGVLFFLRAGIDALLIRLQLASPHAEFWVFQQDKYNELFTTHGTMMIFFVAMPLLIGLMNIAVPLQIGARDLAFPFLNAVSFWLFLAGAILFNMSFFLNSAPNAGWTGYAPLSTDTFTPSVGNDYYVFSLQVSGLGTIFTAINMIVTIIRHRAPGMKLTRMPLFPWSALITSFLILIAFPVLSMGLYLLMFDRLFGTGFFSGEVGSPVFWQHLFWIFGHPEVYILALPAFGIFSDIISAFSKKRIFGYPAMVLSLALIGFLGFMVWAHHMFTVGLGPMANTFFAITTMLIAVPTGIKIFNWLFTMRGGVIRITTPMLFSLGFIPTFVMGGVTGVMLSVAAADFQYHDTHFVVAHFHYTIIGSTILGIFAGLYYWYPKITGKVLDETLGKWHFWLFLIGFHMTFLPMHITGLQGMPRRVYTYGYGDSLFALNLTSTIGAFIMGSSMLIVGWNVYKTHKYGEKVGNDPWDGRTLEWTVKSPSEEHTFEPMPVVKEMDPFWYAKVEGRKLETTTDVRPGPIPVESIKPILIAVSMSLMSIGMIYSWYWLAILGGLGTLGLFVIRSVTDERKKDYAEGGGVQ, encoded by the coding sequence ATGACAATACCGTTTTTTAAAGATACCATGTTTGTTCCTTCAGATGTAGTAGCGGCATGGGTTTTAACAATTATATTAGGTATCTTTATGGCGATTTATGTCTGGAGGAAACAAAAAATTCCATTACTATGGAGTTATTTGCGTACAACCAATCACCGGAAAATAGGAACGATGTATGTGCTATTTGGTGTCTTATTCTTTCTGCGTGCGGGAATAGATGCCTTATTAATTCGTTTGCAGCTTGCCAGTCCGCATGCTGAATTTTGGGTGTTTCAACAGGATAAGTACAATGAACTATTTACTACCCACGGGACTATGATGATTTTCTTTGTGGCTATGCCCTTATTAATTGGTCTAATGAATATCGCTGTCCCACTGCAAATCGGTGCACGGGACTTGGCTTTTCCATTTTTGAATGCAGTGAGCTTTTGGCTATTTCTTGCGGGAGCTATTTTATTTAACATGTCATTTTTCTTGAATAGTGCACCAAATGCGGGGTGGACCGGTTATGCGCCATTGTCAACCGACACATTCACCCCTAGTGTAGGAAATGATTACTATGTTTTTAGTTTACAAGTTTCCGGGCTTGGAACTATTTTTACGGCAATTAACATGATAGTAACGATTATCCGGCATCGTGCTCCAGGTATGAAACTGACAAGAATGCCACTGTTTCCATGGTCAGCATTAATTACCTCCTTCTTAATCTTAATTGCATTTCCTGTTTTATCGATGGGACTCTACTTACTTATGTTTGATCGGCTGTTTGGGACTGGCTTCTTTTCCGGAGAAGTTGGCAGTCCGGTATTTTGGCAGCATCTGTTTTGGATCTTCGGGCATCCGGAGGTTTATATCCTAGCATTGCCAGCGTTTGGTATATTTTCGGATATTATTTCTGCCTTTTCCAAAAAACGAATATTTGGTTATCCGGCAATGGTTCTTTCCCTGGCCCTGATTGGCTTTCTCGGATTTATGGTTTGGGCACACCATATGTTTACAGTGGGACTGGGACCAATGGCGAACACTTTCTTTGCGATTACTACTATGCTGATAGCCGTTCCAACAGGTATTAAAATATTTAACTGGCTGTTTACCATGCGCGGCGGAGTTATTCGCATTACAACGCCAATGTTATTCTCCCTTGGATTTATACCTACTTTTGTAATGGGTGGTGTAACGGGGGTGATGCTCTCCGTTGCAGCTGCCGACTTTCAGTATCATGATACCCATTTTGTAGTAGCGCATTTTCATTACACCATTATTGGATCCACCATTTTAGGGATATTTGCCGGACTGTATTACTGGTACCCTAAAATAACCGGGAAAGTATTGGATGAAACACTTGGGAAATGGCACTTCTGGTTATTTCTCATTGGATTTCATATGACCTTTCTGCCCATGCATATTACAGGCCTTCAAGGCATGCCGCGTCGAGTCTACACATATGGGTATGGTGATTCGTTATTTGCCTTGAATTTAACGAGCACAATAGGTGCCTTCATCATGGGAAGCAGCATGCTAATTGTCGGCTGGAACGTCTACAAAACACATAAATATGGTGAAAAGGTGGGTAACGACCCATGGGATGGGCGCACACTCGAGTGGACCGTAAAGTCGCCATCCGAAGAGCATACCTTCGAACCGATGCCAGTTGTAAAAGAGATGGACCCATTTTGGTATGCAAAAGTTGAAGGCCGGAAGCTGGAAACAACTACAGATGTGCGACCGGGACCTATACCCGTGGAGTCAATTAAGCCAATATTAATTGCCGTCTCCATGTCGTTAATGAGTATTGGCATGATTTATAGCTGGTACTGGCTTGCAATTCTCGGTGGCCTAGGAACACTTGGGTTATTCGTTATTCGATCTGTAACAGATGAACGAAAAAAGGATTATGCAGAGGGGGGTGGAGTCCAGTGA
- the coxB gene encoding cytochrome c oxidase subunit II: MKKLLTIPILLLLAGCDINVLDAKSETGQDQAFLIWFSFGLMMIVLVVVFVLFARFVWKYRETDQNKHTLPKDVKGNKKLEITWTTLAILLLVVLAVPTVAITYDQSPVLSSSEEAEQAVHVNVTGQQFFWTFEYENGKETTNKLVIPANKTIVFHLISKDVIHSFWIPQLGGKTDVLPGKELLYKLKNPKEGTYEGKCAEFCGVQHTKMQFTTRVVSNEEYENWLKE; encoded by the coding sequence ATGAAAAAGCTATTAACAATTCCAATACTTTTACTTTTAGCTGGTTGCGACATAAACGTCCTGGATGCAAAAAGTGAAACCGGGCAGGACCAAGCATTTTTAATCTGGTTCAGTTTTGGCCTGATGATGATTGTATTAGTGGTCGTATTTGTTTTGTTTGCAAGATTTGTGTGGAAGTACAGAGAGACGGATCAAAATAAACATACACTTCCAAAAGATGTCAAAGGAAATAAGAAACTTGAAATAACGTGGACGACATTAGCGATTTTGTTGCTTGTCGTTCTTGCAGTTCCAACGGTAGCGATTACATATGACCAGTCACCGGTGCTGTCGTCTAGTGAAGAGGCAGAACAGGCAGTACATGTGAATGTGACTGGACAACAGTTCTTTTGGACATTTGAGTACGAAAATGGCAAGGAAACGACAAATAAATTAGTCATACCTGCCAACAAAACAATCGTATTCCACTTAATCTCCAAGGATGTCATCCATTCATTTTGGATTCCGCAACTGGGCGGGAAAACAGATGTATTACCAGGTAAGGAGTTATTGTACAAATTAAAAAACCCCAAAGAGGGCACATATGAGGGGAAGTGTGCGGAGTTCTGCGGCGTCCAGCATACCAAAATGCAATTTACAACAAGGGTCGTATCAAATGAAGAATATGAAAATTGGTTGAAAGAGTAA
- a CDS encoding YjiH family protein, with translation MDKQHYNLVDHLKFIIPSLLGIFLFMTPVPSGDGMTIPIAIMADWVQALLAGSLSLIMMWIILITAAGTVIVKIIGGDKLDRTPFFKQLFNVTPFWAFTRVLAAVFAVMVYYKLGTEVIYGGSTGQLLLGDLLHTLFAVFLFAGLFLPLLMNYGLLDLFGTLMTKVMRPLFRLPGRSSVDSLASWVGDGTIGVLLTSKQYEDGYYTKRDAAVIATTFSVVSITFTLVVIEQVGLGDMFVSFYLTVLAAGLVAALIMPRIPPLSRKANTYVNEAEDEIDESAPEGHNMLTYGYQKALEQAKKESSVLKFFKEGGQNILDMWMGVAPIVMAIGLVALMIAEYTPVFQWLGVPFIPFLELMNIPFAEAASQTVLIGFADMFLPSIIAESIDAEITRFIIAALSVTQLIYMSEVGGLILGSKIPVNFLELFIIFVIRTIITLPIITLIAHFLF, from the coding sequence ATGGATAAGCAACACTACAATCTAGTAGATCATCTTAAATTTATCATTCCATCTTTACTTGGTATTTTCCTTTTTATGACTCCCGTTCCTTCTGGTGATGGAATGACAATCCCTATTGCAATTATGGCTGACTGGGTACAAGCGCTTCTCGCGGGTTCTCTTTCACTGATTATGATGTGGATTATTCTTATTACTGCTGCGGGCACCGTCATTGTAAAAATTATTGGCGGTGACAAACTTGATCGGACTCCATTTTTTAAGCAATTATTTAATGTTACACCTTTTTGGGCATTTACACGTGTTCTTGCAGCCGTTTTTGCTGTAATGGTTTACTATAAACTTGGTACAGAGGTTATTTACGGTGGAAGCACCGGACAATTATTGTTAGGGGACCTCCTTCATACTTTGTTTGCAGTATTTCTGTTTGCTGGTTTATTTCTCCCATTGTTAATGAACTATGGCCTACTTGATTTATTTGGCACACTGATGACAAAAGTTATGCGCCCTTTATTTCGATTACCAGGCCGTTCATCAGTCGACTCATTGGCTTCCTGGGTAGGTGATGGAACAATAGGTGTATTATTGACAAGTAAACAATATGAGGATGGTTACTATACCAAGCGTGATGCTGCCGTCATTGCGACCACCTTCTCAGTTGTTTCCATAACGTTTACGCTTGTTGTAATCGAACAGGTAGGACTCGGGGATATGTTTGTTTCCTTTTATTTAACGGTACTTGCGGCTGGATTAGTTGCGGCCCTCATTATGCCCCGTATTCCACCGCTATCCAGAAAAGCAAACACATATGTCAATGAAGCAGAAGATGAAATTGATGAATCCGCACCCGAAGGTCACAACATGTTAACGTACGGTTATCAAAAAGCTCTTGAGCAGGCTAAAAAAGAATCCAGTGTTCTGAAATTTTTTAAAGAAGGCGGTCAGAACATTTTGGATATGTGGATGGGTGTTGCCCCTATCGTTATGGCAATCGGTTTGGTTGCTTTAATGATTGCTGAATACACTCCGGTGTTTCAGTGGTTGGGTGTTCCTTTCATTCCATTCCTTGAACTGATGAATATTCCATTTGCTGAAGCAGCATCGCAAACGGTGTTAATTGGTTTTGCTGACATGTTCCTGCCATCAATTATTGCCGAATCAATTGATGCAGAAATTACCCGGTTTATTATTGCAGCCTTATCAGTAACCCAATTAATCTACATGTCAGAGGTTGGCGGCTTGATTCTTGGTTCTAAGATACCGGTAAACTTTCTTGAGTTATTCATTATCTTTGTCATACGTACCATTATCACACTGCCGATTATTACTTTAATTGCTCACTTTTTATTCTAA
- a CDS encoding phasin family protein: MSDFLKKGFLLGLGAAVSSKEKLDNKLKELVERNELSREQARTVMQNFLDKGETTKDEWSAKQYEQTKNMAEDLGLATKEDINELRARITELETKLENE, from the coding sequence ATGAGTGACTTTTTGAAAAAAGGATTTTTATTGGGCTTAGGCGCAGCAGTCAGCAGTAAGGAAAAATTGGACAATAAGCTGAAAGAATTAGTGGAGAGAAATGAATTATCGCGTGAGCAAGCAAGAACCGTAATGCAGAACTTCCTTGATAAGGGTGAAACCACGAAAGATGAGTGGAGTGCTAAGCAATACGAGCAAACGAAAAACATGGCTGAGGATTTGGGATTAGCAACGAAGGAAGACATCAATGAACTTCGGGCAAGAATCACGGAGCTTGAAACAAAGTTAGAGAATGAATAA
- a CDS encoding FMN-binding glutamate synthase family protein: MTTGLLITLIVIIALIVLVPLFIFMRVYTHDSKQKEHSILRNYPVLGKVRYITEKIGPELRQYLFNNDNEGKPFNRREFEFVYKSAKYNNRMIGYGSERDFNEEGFYIVNNMFPSQHEEMKIDQEPKIRTRLYQIDNEKLFSRKEHHAEDELRPFYLTDDDAIVLGKDTVRKPFKVKGFIGQSAMSFGSLGDHAITALSKGLGMAGGTWMNTGEGSISPYHQKGDVDIIMQISSGLFGVRTTDGEMSWELFKKKSEIDQVKAFELKIAQGAKQRGGHVDGSKVTEEIADIRNVEPWKTINSPNRFHEFNDTKGLLEFVDKMRDIGGKPVGTKIVVGDEIQVENYVKAMKELDIVPDFITVDGGNGGSGATYYELAESVGLPTYAALPLLDDLLKKYGLRERTKIIASGQLVTPDKIAMALSLGADMINIARGFMLSVGCIMAEVCHTNNCPVGVATTNPDLQKALSIEEKKYRVCNYLITLREGVFEMAAVAGINSPTKFSREHIAYKDRLNKAYKVMNYSHTS; this comes from the coding sequence ATGACAACTGGTTTATTGATCACATTAATCGTAATTATCGCATTGATTGTTCTAGTACCATTGTTTATTTTTATGCGTGTGTATACGCATGACTCAAAGCAAAAGGAACATTCTATTTTAAGGAACTATCCAGTGCTCGGAAAGGTCCGTTATATTACGGAAAAGATTGGACCGGAACTGCGTCAGTATCTTTTTAATAATGATAATGAGGGGAAGCCGTTTAATCGCAGAGAATTCGAGTTTGTGTACAAATCAGCCAAATATAATAATAGAATGATAGGCTATGGTTCGGAACGGGATTTTAATGAAGAGGGATTTTATATTGTAAACAACATGTTTCCAAGTCAGCACGAGGAAATGAAAATAGATCAGGAACCTAAGATCAGAACCCGCCTTTATCAAATTGATAATGAAAAACTGTTTAGCCGGAAAGAGCACCATGCGGAAGATGAATTAAGACCATTCTATCTGACGGACGATGATGCGATTGTTCTGGGCAAAGATACAGTTCGCAAGCCATTTAAAGTGAAAGGATTTATCGGACAGTCTGCAATGAGCTTTGGTTCATTGGGAGATCATGCAATCACCGCATTATCAAAAGGCCTTGGCATGGCTGGCGGCACCTGGATGAACACTGGGGAAGGAAGTATTTCGCCATACCACCAAAAGGGTGACGTTGATATCATTATGCAAATCAGTTCAGGCTTATTTGGTGTACGAACAACAGATGGGGAAATGTCCTGGGAATTATTTAAAAAGAAAAGTGAAATCGATCAGGTGAAGGCATTTGAGCTTAAGATTGCTCAAGGCGCTAAGCAGCGCGGTGGTCACGTTGACGGCAGTAAGGTAACAGAAGAAATTGCAGATATTCGTAATGTGGAACCATGGAAGACGATTAACAGTCCGAACCGGTTTCATGAATTCAATGATACAAAAGGACTCCTGGAATTTGTCGATAAGATGCGTGATATTGGCGGAAAACCTGTAGGAACGAAAATAGTAGTCGGTGATGAAATACAGGTGGAAAACTATGTGAAAGCCATGAAAGAATTAGATATAGTTCCCGATTTCATCACGGTCGATGGTGGTAACGGCGGTTCAGGTGCGACCTATTATGAACTGGCAGAATCAGTGGGTCTGCCTACATATGCCGCATTGCCTCTACTTGACGATTTACTAAAAAAATATGGACTGCGGGAGCGGACAAAAATTATTGCATCAGGTCAATTGGTAACACCTGATAAAATTGCGATGGCTCTTTCGTTAGGTGCCGATATGATCAATATCGCTAGAGGCTTCATGCTGTCAGTTGGATGTATCATGGCAGAAGTTTGTCATACAAATAATTGCCCAGTAGGTGTTGCTACGACAAATCCTGACCTTCAGAAAGCGCTGAGCATTGAGGAGAAAAAGTATCGGGTGTGTAACTATTTGATAACACTGCGTGAAGGAGTATTTGAAATGGCTGCCGTTGCAGGCATAAATAGCCCGACTAAATTTTCGCGTGAGCATATTGCATACAAGGATCGGCTCAATAAAGCCTATAAGGTGATGAATTATTCACATACTAGCTAG
- a CDS encoding ABC1 kinase family protein — protein sequence MQKRMKYNVVYRCAVIVWMILKYICQIYFFHIRHHVWDERTRQKWNALLRKQAKDYSEKAVRLEGVLIKVGQFLGTRADFMPDAFIQELRGLVDRVSPSSFSYAKSAMEKAWGEDVDKHLTELQDKPIAAASIGQVYRAKLKDGTTVAIKVQRYRVREIFHMDFKAMKLVFWMIKVFTNFGKKADLNALYRELIYVMDRELDFGQELAFGKYFKNRYKHNTSVYIPGYFEQLCTEEVLVMEWVDGAKITNLSYMHKHRINVMQTAKTLFEFYLDQFLHPGNFHADPHAGNVLIQQDGTIVIIDFGMIGEIHKQDIHYFKQLIQGLIIDDYDQVVETLDDMNFVLPNANRGKLKKMIKETIEMYRNGSFSHLDTHTMDTIKDDIRIFINDQPIQISADYAYLGRAVSIVFGLLISLYPDVDIEKWARPIIKEWLGGKGFTDSIYKQIAKDAAKPILSFPKAMLNWLENGEKNRQWEKEKQYAQLLHHFYILVEVINFILILGSVFAGFYLYGVTGYIMTGVFTITLVITLMKHYQMICSRK from the coding sequence GTGCAAAAACGAATGAAGTATAATGTTGTATATAGATGTGCGGTCATTGTCTGGATGATACTTAAATATATTTGTCAGATTTACTTTTTTCATATTAGGCATCATGTTTGGGATGAACGTACCAGGCAAAAGTGGAATGCACTATTAAGGAAACAGGCAAAAGACTACAGTGAAAAGGCTGTACGGTTAGAAGGAGTATTAATTAAAGTAGGGCAGTTCTTGGGTACGAGAGCAGATTTTATGCCGGATGCTTTTATACAAGAATTAAGGGGACTTGTAGACCGGGTTTCTCCATCCTCTTTTTCCTATGCTAAGTCAGCAATGGAAAAAGCATGGGGGGAAGATGTCGATAAGCATTTAACTGAATTACAGGACAAGCCAATCGCAGCTGCTTCAATTGGTCAAGTGTATAGAGCAAAGTTAAAAGATGGTACTACTGTCGCAATTAAAGTGCAGCGTTACCGTGTTCGGGAAATTTTTCATATGGATTTTAAGGCGATGAAGCTTGTCTTCTGGATGATTAAAGTGTTTACTAACTTTGGAAAAAAGGCTGATCTAAATGCGTTATATCGTGAATTAATTTATGTGATGGATCGCGAACTAGATTTTGGGCAGGAACTAGCATTCGGTAAATACTTTAAAAACCGGTATAAACACAATACATCGGTTTACATACCAGGGTATTTTGAACAGCTATGCACGGAAGAGGTACTTGTAATGGAGTGGGTAGACGGGGCGAAAATCACCAATCTTTCCTATATGCATAAGCACCGGATTAATGTCATGCAAACAGCAAAAACACTGTTTGAATTTTATTTAGACCAGTTTTTACATCCTGGTAATTTTCATGCTGACCCTCACGCTGGAAATGTTCTAATTCAACAGGATGGCACGATCGTAATTATCGACTTTGGCATGATTGGTGAAATTCACAAACAGGATATCCATTATTTTAAACAACTTATTCAAGGGTTAATTATCGATGACTATGATCAGGTGGTCGAAACGTTGGATGATATGAATTTTGTTTTACCAAATGCCAATCGTGGAAAACTGAAGAAAATGATTAAGGAAACAATTGAGATGTACCGAAATGGATCATTTAGCCATCTGGATACACATACAATGGATACGATAAAAGATGACATTCGAATATTCATCAACGATCAGCCAATCCAAATTTCAGCGGATTATGCTTATCTTGGAAGGGCGGTATCGATTGTTTTTGGGTTATTAATCAGTTTATATCCAGATGTAGACATCGAAAAATGGGCACGACCAATTATCAAGGAATGGCTTGGCGGGAAGGGCTTCACTGACTCTATTTACAAGCAGATTGCAAAGGATGCCGCGAAACCAATTTTATCTTTTCCAAAAGCCATGTTAAACTGGCTGGAAAATGGGGAAAAGAATAGACAATGGGAAAAAGAGAAACAATATGCCCAGCTTTTGCATCACTTTTATATCTTAGTAGAGGTTATTAACTTTATACTGATACTTGGTTCCGTTTTCGCAGGTTTTTACCTGTATGGCGTTACTGGTTATATAATGACTGGTGTTTTTACAATCACATTGGTTATTACGTTGATGAAACATTATCAAATGATATGTTCAAGAAAATAG
- a CDS encoding choice-of-anchor J domain-containing protein produces the protein MKKLVALTSTLGLALSLVLPTASFAETSPKDTVENWDTERYGDVQDITTELNKLSQDEDFQKQAKETIKEAANGLDESDLDGQATKANDGHFTFDGGTKQFLDRNLAFQPYTLRSVGENVEVWVANDLSFPEGDPRPAQVVTQEQVDKLAAEFDSNIYPTVTNFFGTPDSLTGSNAALEDIGAVPEGYYENGNDKVMLLVSNIPDENYTDPSYPFFVAGFFWQTLEMYTDRNIISIDANNWEERLESTFYGTTIHEMQHLIHADNDSDETSWLNEGFSDFAEYLGGYGHPYGHINFFLDHPENSLVNWDEHLNAETGPETLADYGVAYLFTLYNYEQFGQEFILDVAKSPLNTIDSYNQAYKDEGLNETFQSVFEKFVTAVLIDDKQNIKGKKGIYGFENIDLREVPVDDGKVRGMTVNFDKAKLYEKDGVPAWGADYKVLDFDSKVDSITFDGVDFLPIKWESVADPQDESNQVFWGGNSSEADNNLIFKADLSNTQDATLTFDHLAKIEELWDFGVVQVSTDQGKTWTSLANEHTRSDVVEEGYPKIKENVPGFTGVSDEWTNESFDLSAYAGQEVYISFRYLTDWASQEAGWFVDNIEIPEIGLSYDGTSMDSFVSKSELLQNYVNYSVTFVNKDKHGKYKVMHINPFNVTEKDALQLRQLFKKGTNYMTTWYAAPSDQLNPVPFEYSVELKDNNGKHKGKKK, from the coding sequence ATGAAGAAACTGGTTGCATTAACATCTACACTGGGGTTAGCTTTATCGTTAGTATTACCTACAGCAAGTTTTGCTGAAACCAGTCCTAAAGACACAGTAGAAAATTGGGACACAGAACGATATGGTGATGTTCAGGATATCACCACTGAACTAAATAAGTTATCACAGGACGAGGACTTCCAAAAACAAGCAAAAGAAACCATTAAGGAAGCCGCAAACGGTTTAGATGAAAGCGATCTGGACGGACAGGCCACAAAGGCAAACGATGGGCATTTTACCTTTGATGGTGGTACAAAACAGTTTCTCGATCGAAATTTAGCATTTCAGCCCTATACATTACGCAGCGTCGGGGAAAATGTGGAAGTCTGGGTTGCCAATGATTTAAGCTTCCCTGAGGGGGATCCTCGACCAGCGCAGGTTGTCACCCAGGAACAGGTGGATAAGCTGGCAGCCGAATTTGATTCCAATATTTACCCAACTGTTACGAACTTTTTTGGTACACCTGATTCGCTAACAGGCAGCAATGCGGCATTAGAAGACATAGGCGCAGTACCAGAGGGGTATTATGAAAATGGTAACGACAAAGTAATGCTGTTAGTCAGTAACATTCCGGATGAAAATTATACGGATCCAAGCTATCCGTTTTTCGTAGCTGGTTTTTTCTGGCAAACGCTCGAAATGTACACGGACAGAAATATTATCTCCATTGATGCTAACAATTGGGAGGAACGCCTGGAAAGTACATTCTATGGAACTACCATACATGAAATGCAGCATTTAATTCATGCCGACAATGACAGTGATGAAACTTCCTGGTTAAATGAGGGTTTCTCTGATTTCGCTGAATATCTTGGAGGCTACGGTCATCCATACGGCCACATTAATTTCTTCCTGGATCATCCAGAGAATTCCTTAGTAAACTGGGACGAGCACTTAAATGCCGAAACTGGTCCGGAAACACTAGCTGACTACGGTGTTGCCTATCTATTCACGCTTTATAACTATGAACAATTTGGGCAGGAATTTATTCTTGATGTCGCAAAAAGCCCATTAAATACAATTGATAGTTATAATCAAGCATACAAGGATGAAGGTCTTAACGAAACATTCCAATCCGTATTTGAAAAGTTTGTAACCGCTGTATTAATCGATGACAAGCAGAATATAAAAGGGAAAAAAGGAATCTATGGCTTTGAAAACATTGACCTCAGGGAAGTCCCTGTTGATGATGGGAAAGTTCGAGGCATGACTGTGAACTTTGACAAAGCCAAACTATACGAGAAAGATGGCGTTCCTGCATGGGGTGCTGATTATAAAGTACTGGACTTTGATAGCAAAGTTGACAGTATCACCTTTGACGGGGTAGATTTCCTGCCGATCAAGTGGGAATCCGTGGCAGACCCACAGGATGAGTCTAACCAAGTTTTCTGGGGTGGCAACAGTTCAGAGGCGGATAATAATTTAATTTTCAAGGCGGATTTATCAAATACGCAAGATGCTACCCTTACCTTTGATCATCTTGCCAAAATTGAAGAACTTTGGGACTTCGGTGTCGTTCAAGTATCAACCGATCAGGGAAAAACCTGGACAAGCCTAGCAAATGAACATACCCGTTCCGATGTAGTGGAAGAAGGTTATCCGAAAATTAAGGAGAACGTTCCAGGATTCACCGGTGTTAGTGACGAGTGGACAAATGAAAGTTTTGACCTGTCAGCTTATGCTGGACAAGAGGTTTATATTTCATTCCGTTATCTAACGGACTGGGCGTCACAGGAAGCAGGCTGGTTCGTCGATAATATTGAAATACCTGAAATTGGTCTCTCCTATGATGGCACAAGCATGGATAGCTTTGTATCTAAGTCAGAACTTCTGCAAAACTATGTGAATTATTCTGTTACATTCGTTAATAAGGATAAGCATGGAAAATACAAAGTCATGCACATCAATCCATTCAATGTGACAGAGAAAGATGCACTACAATTGCGGCAGCTGTTTAAGAAAGGTACGAATTACATGACAACATGGTATGCGGCACCATCCGATCAGCTTAATCCCGTCCCTTTCGAATACAGCGTGGAACTGAAAGATAATAATGGAAAACATAAAGGTAAAAAGAAGTAA
- a CDS encoding cytochrome c oxidase subunit 3 — MNNYQEALFRDKRLGFFIYLFVESVMFGTLFATYLIFTPPPTYPKPHELFEVKSLVLSSVFLLSSSGTLMIAEKGLDKRQGTKIVIGLVITLLFGLTFLGLELHEFYKYVMEDNGLTANVFMSSFYVLVGLHASHVTFGACWMILLLIQYKRMNMPYGLYIEKQRIFQYYWHFVDVIWVFIIIIVYLPYLL, encoded by the coding sequence GTGAATAACTATCAGGAGGCATTATTCAGAGATAAGCGCCTTGGATTCTTCATTTATTTGTTTGTGGAGAGTGTCATGTTTGGTACTCTTTTTGCTACCTATTTGATTTTCACCCCGCCTCCGACCTATCCGAAGCCGCATGAATTGTTTGAAGTGAAAAGTCTAGTCCTGTCATCTGTCTTTTTATTATCAAGCAGTGGAACATTAATGATTGCCGAAAAGGGGCTGGACAAACGGCAAGGGACTAAAATTGTTATTGGACTCGTAATTACATTGCTGTTCGGTTTAACATTTTTAGGTCTGGAACTCCATGAATTTTATAAATATGTAATGGAGGACAACGGTTTAACGGCGAATGTTTTTATGTCTTCCTTCTATGTCCTGGTTGGACTTCACGCATCCCATGTTACGTTCGGGGCTTGTTGGATGATTCTGCTTCTAATACAATATAAGAGAATGAATATGCCATATGGCCTATATATCGAAAAGCAACGGATCTTTCAGTATTATTGGCATTTTGTCGATGTTATATGGGTATTTATTATAATCATCGTCTATTTGCCATATCTATTATAA
- a CDS encoding DUF423 domain-containing protein, producing MKLFLILGAINGFLAVALGAFGAHGLEDKLSEKALGTWDKAVTYQMFHTMALLVTGLLLAKFQSGGMIWAGWLFFAGIVLFSGSLYTYSTTGIKVFALITPLGGVAFLAGWILLGYSVSKYL from the coding sequence ATGAAATTATTTCTTATTCTTGGTGCAATAAACGGATTTCTTGCAGTAGCTTTAGGAGCATTCGGTGCGCATGGACTTGAAGACAAGCTTTCAGAGAAGGCGCTAGGAACGTGGGACAAAGCCGTCACCTACCAAATGTTCCATACAATGGCCCTGCTTGTTACTGGATTACTCCTAGCAAAATTTCAAAGTGGCGGAATGATTTGGGCAGGATGGTTGTTTTTTGCCGGAATCGTACTATTTTCAGGAAGCCTGTACACATACTCCACAACCGGAATAAAAGTATTTGCCCTGATTACCCCGCTAGGTGGAGTAGCCTTCCTTGCCGGCTGGATTCTGCTCGGTTATTCCGTATCAAAGTACTTATAA